The segment CGTGTGGCCGCCCTCGACCACGGGCGCTACCAGCGCCTCGACGCAGGATCCCCTGAATCATGAACGAAAGCGTGCTGGATGTGCTCATGTACCTGTTCGAGCACACCATGGACGAGGAATCCGACGAGGAGCCGGATCGCGCGGAACTGGAACGCCACCTGGTGGAGGCCGGTTTCGCCCGCCCCGAGATCGACCGCGCCCTGGGCTGGCTGGATCGCCTGATGAGCGAGGCCCCCCTCACCGGTCGCGGCGGCGACAGCGCGGCCCAGCGCATCTATGCCCCGGAAGAGCGCAAGCGCCTGGACACCGAGGCGCACGGCTTCCTGCTG is part of the Thioalkalivibrio sp. K90mix genome and harbors:
- a CDS encoding DUF494 family protein codes for the protein MNESVLDVLMYLFEHTMDEESDEEPDRAELERHLVEAGFARPEIDRALGWLDRLMSEAPLTGRGGDSAAQRIYAPEERKRLDTEAHGFLLHLEQNGLLTAGTRELVLDRVMELDAEEIDLDQLRWVVLMVLFNQPDDAIAYSRLEEVMRDDAGPSAVDYLH